A stretch of bacterium DNA encodes these proteins:
- a CDS encoding SDR family oxidoreductase has protein sequence MDEFSGRVVVVSGAAQGIGSVILRRFVEAGARGVIADIDEERAATRVRDLAGRGGDVRFIRTDVRDGAQVNAMVDRVADECGRVDILIHGAGVGVHKEIVDLTDDEWDLQVDVQLRGAFLLSRAVGRRLIAQGGGGRIILIGSTSGNNARVTGGPHAASKAGEIQLAHVMAMEMGRHGVTVNVVSPGLTDIAGLSRSTQTPEYQRAFITQVPLGRLATPDEIADAVLFFASDRARFVTGQVLCVDGGYSAGKLAVRGPSVDAFYGQIGER, from the coding sequence ATGGACGAGTTTTCGGGAAGGGTCGTGGTCGTGTCCGGGGCGGCGCAGGGGATCGGCAGCGTGATCCTGCGCCGGTTCGTCGAGGCGGGCGCCCGCGGGGTGATCGCCGACATCGACGAGGAGCGCGCCGCAACACGGGTCCGGGACCTGGCCGGGCGGGGCGGCGACGTCCGCTTCATCCGCACCGACGTCCGCGACGGCGCCCAGGTGAACGCGATGGTGGATCGCGTCGCAGACGAATGCGGGCGGGTGGACATCCTCATCCACGGCGCCGGGGTGGGCGTGCACAAGGAGATCGTGGACCTCACCGACGACGAGTGGGATCTGCAGGTCGACGTGCAGCTGCGGGGCGCCTTCTTGTTGAGCCGGGCGGTGGGCCGCCGGTTGATCGCGCAGGGCGGGGGCGGCCGCATCATCTTGATCGGCTCGACCTCCGGGAACAACGCCCGCGTCACGGGCGGCCCTCATGCCGCGTCGAAGGCGGGCGAGATCCAGCTCGCGCACGTCATGGCGATGGAGATGGGACGCCACGGGGTCACGGTCAACGTCGTCTCCCCCGGCCTGACCGACATTGCCGGGCTCTCGCGGTCGACGCAGACCCCCGAGTATCAGCGCGCCTTCATCACCCAGGTGCCGCTCGGCCGGCTCGCGACGCCGGATGAGATCGCCGACGCGGTGCTGTTCTTCGCGTCCGACCGGGCGCGGTTCGTCACCGGACAGGTGCTCTGCGTCGACGGCGGCTACTCCGCGGGGAAACTGGCGGTGCGGGGGCCGAGCGTCGACGCCTTCTACGGACAGATCGGGGAGCGGTA